One genomic segment of Rhizorhabdus phycosphaerae includes these proteins:
- a CDS encoding thiamine phosphate synthase, whose product MKPRQPVLPQLWLMTDERLGASLFAALRRLPRGSGVIFRHYSLPVGERRRLFDMLLCHAKRRGLILLLAGDETMARRWRADGAHHRNPHAPRFGTSPVHDRKEIRAAERSGAAALLLSPLHPTRSHPGAPGLGRMRFAALCRATRLPVIALGGMTARRGKQARLLGAHGWAAIDAWSGGGVRRIPG is encoded by the coding sequence ATGAAGCCCCGCCAGCCCGTGCTGCCGCAACTGTGGTTGATGACCGATGAACGCCTCGGGGCTAGCCTGTTTGCGGCGCTTCGACGGTTGCCGCGCGGATCGGGTGTGATCTTCCGCCATTACAGCCTGCCCGTGGGCGAGCGGCGGCGGCTGTTCGACATGCTGCTATGTCATGCAAAGCGGCGCGGTCTCATCCTCCTGCTCGCAGGGGATGAGACCATGGCCCGTCGCTGGCGCGCGGACGGCGCGCATCACCGGAATCCGCATGCGCCACGCTTCGGTACGTCACCGGTGCATGACCGGAAAGAAATTCGGGCGGCGGAACGGTCCGGGGCTGCGGCGCTCCTGCTCTCTCCGCTTCATCCGACGCGCTCGCATCCGGGTGCCCCGGGGCTTGGACGGATGCGCTTTGCCGCACTTTGCCGTGCGACGCGTCTTCCGGTCATCGCTCTGGGCGGGATGACGGCGCGTCGGGGCAAACAGGCAAGGCTGCTGGGTGCCCATGGCTGGGCCGCGATCGATGCATGGAGCGGTGGGGGAGTCAGGCGCATTCCGGGCTGA
- a CDS encoding porin, producing MMVKGVKTAMVGTALLASLALSVPVESAKPTATPKVKVDRKKARGIGFFTPAASDPRQAALIDRVGGNFAEPSFRFTPSGGNGKRAVTVAIRARSNRNSSSTSTSFAGSTITIPNTTALNMGLAPTAYSLGASVGWKHFTLSGDFARIDGGTIPDNRQLTDIGVSYSRSKWSTRLLFGTEKATGATNLGGPEEALSVDLGGSFSLTKNLELSGGVRYKSQRDHSDLTSDQRRDSQSVYVGTAFRF from the coding sequence ATGATGGTCAAGGGGGTCAAGACAGCTATGGTCGGAACGGCGCTGCTCGCGTCGCTGGCCCTGTCTGTGCCTGTCGAATCCGCCAAGCCGACCGCAACGCCGAAGGTCAAAGTCGATCGGAAGAAAGCCCGCGGAATCGGGTTCTTCACGCCGGCAGCTTCCGATCCGCGCCAGGCCGCGCTGATCGACCGCGTAGGCGGCAACTTCGCCGAACCCAGCTTCCGCTTCACGCCTTCGGGCGGTAATGGCAAGCGTGCGGTGACGGTCGCCATCCGCGCCCGCTCCAACCGGAACAGCTCGTCGACCAGCACGAGCTTCGCGGGTTCGACGATCACCATTCCGAACACGACCGCGCTCAATATGGGCCTGGCACCGACCGCCTACAGTCTCGGCGCGTCGGTGGGCTGGAAGCACTTCACCCTGTCGGGCGACTTTGCGCGCATCGACGGCGGCACGATCCCCGACAACCGCCAGCTGACGGATATCGGGGTGAGCTATTCGCGCTCCAAATGGAGCACCCGACTGCTGTTCGGCACCGAAAAGGCGACCGGCGCGACCAATCTGGGCGGGCCGGAGGAGGCACTTTCGGTCGATCTCGGTGGCTCCTTCTCGCTCACCAAGAATCTCGAGCTGTCGGGTGGCGTCCGCTACAAGAGCCAGCGCGATCATAGCGATCTGACCAGCGATCAGCGCCGCGACAGCCAGTCGGTCTACGTCGGAACTGCCTTCCGCTTCTGA